The DNA region TTACCAATACCCGACTGACCATGAATTAAAACTGCGTTAGGAAACGCGGCTAAGTTCATGCCATCCCAGATAGGCTCAAGCCACGGGGCTATTTTTTTCACCGACGCATTTGCTAACATCGCATCACTCATTTAGAGCTTTATCTTTAATGACTCGAGCTCATGCCAAATAGCCTCTGGTGTTTTAGTAGCATCGACTAAATAAAAGCGATCTGGATCCGCCTTTGCTCTACGCAAATACTCTTGACGAACTTTTTCAAAAAAATCTAAATCCATCTTTTCAAATTTATCGGGTGCTCTTACCTTTGATCTTCTCGCTTGTGCAACCGATCCAGGTAGATCAAATAGGAAGGTCAAATTAGGTTGAAGCAATGAACCATCAGGGCGACCCTGAACCCATTTCTCCAAATCATTTAACTTCGCTAAGCTTAAGCCGCGACCACCACCTTGATAGGCAAAGCTGGCATCCGTGAAACGATCAGAGATCACAATCTTTCCGGCTTTCAGTGCTGGCTCTATTACTTGTGCAATATGTTCACGTCGAGCGGCAAACATCAGTAATGCCTCGGTTTCTAAATTCATTGCCGCTTCAAGTAATAAAGCGCGCAGCTGTTCACCTAATTGAGTACCACCAGGCTCTCTAGTCATCACAACATCGTGATCAGGGTATCGCTGCTGAATCAAGTTACTGAAAGATTCAATATGCGTACTTTTTCCAGCACCATCAATACCTTCAAAACTAATGAAATAACCTGGAAATTGAGCTGTCATAACAATTACTGAGACTTAGATTGATTGGAGGAATTGCGTTTACGTTGAAACTGATCAACTGCGCTTTCATGCTCTTTCAAGGTTTTCGAAAAATGGCTAGAGCCATCACCGCGTGCCACAAAATATATCGCATCACTTTTTGCCGGATGCATCACAGCGAGGAGCGACTCCTTGCTCGGCATGGCTATTGGCGTTGGTGGCAAACCCTTGTGCATATAAGTATTGTAGGGACTGTCTATGCGTAAATCTGTTTTTCGTAGATTGCCATCAAATTTAGGGCCAATACCGTAAATTACGGTTGGATCAGTCTGGAGGGGCATCTTTAAATTGAGACGATTCACGAAAACTGCTGAGACCAGGGACCTGTCACTAGAACGTCCTGTCTCCTTTTCCACAATCGAGGCCAAAATGAGTAGTTCATATGGGGTTTTTAAGGGCGTGGCTGAGTCCCTTTGCTCCCAAGCAGCCGTGAGCTGTTTTTGCATAGCCTGTGAAGCTCTTCGATAGATGGAGGTATCCGAATCATCTGGGTCAAAAATATAGGTATCTGGGTAAAAGAGTCCCTCATCGCCTGAATAAGTGAGCCCGATAGTCTTTAGTAGCTCCTTAGAGCTCATGCCTTTAGTTTGATGAATGAGCGCTGGATGTTTATCAATTAGGTTTCTCAGCTGCCATATGGTCATGCCGGGAATGATAGCTACAC from Polynucleobacter sp. AP-Elch-400A-B2 includes:
- the tmk gene encoding dTMP kinase produces the protein MTAQFPGYFISFEGIDGAGKSTHIESFSNLIQQRYPDHDVVMTREPGGTQLGEQLRALLLEAAMNLETEALLMFAARREHIAQVIEPALKAGKIVISDRFTDASFAYQGGGRGLSLAKLNDLEKWVQGRPDGSLLQPNLTFLFDLPGSVAQARRSKVRAPDKFEKMDLDFFEKVRQEYLRRAKADPDRFYLVDATKTPEAIWHELESLKIKL
- the mltG gene encoding endolytic transglycosylase MltG, translating into MSRKFQRSLFIKPSKDGGWKFYALILISLALLLCAAIFLWPVVPATSNVDKGSAYKVKITPQSGLSAIAAQLSEQGVSTNVVSFQVAARALFVSSKLKPGTYLLAPRASLGNILLQIARGDRVRESVAIIPGMTIWQLRNLIDKHPALIHQTKGMSSKELLKTIGLTYSGDEGLFYPDTYIFDPDDSDTSIYRRASQAMQKQLTAAWEQRDSATPLKTPYELLILASIVEKETGRSSDRSLVSAVFVNRLNLKMPLQTDPTVIYGIGPKFDGNLRKTDLRIDSPYNTYMHKGLPPTPIAMPSKESLLAVMHPAKSDAIYFVARGDGSSHFSKTLKEHESAVDQFQRKRNSSNQSKSQ